From the Lathyrus oleraceus cultivar Zhongwan6 chromosome 3, CAAS_Psat_ZW6_1.0, whole genome shotgun sequence genome, the window TAAAGCTTGTTTTACAAAGAGATAATCAACTAGGCCTTTGACATAGTTGATTATGTCACTTTGTAACTTAAAATCGATTACAGAAGTCCCTTAATGGTTGGAAAAGCTAGAAATCAAAACATTCTATTTTGGTGTGCTATAATATATTATGCCTTTATGATAATCTTTTATGAGACTTAATTTGCTCATGAATTGTTTCTGAATTTACATCATGTTTTATCTTGTAAATAGAGGGTTCCTCTATCATTTTAAATCATCCATAAAATGGGTTTCAATCATTCTTTATCGCTCTCTACTTTTGTTATACAAATCTCTCATTTCTCACTTTAGTTTTGCTTTAATACTTTGAGATTGGCTATGTACTATGTGAGGATCATTGTTTTTGATGTGGAGAAAATTTATAAATTGTTCAAGAGTGTATTATCTCTTGTGCAATATTTTCCTTGCAAGAAAGTATTGTTTGGTTGTGAGTTAAACTAATAAAAATCTATTTTTTGGTTATTTAGGTAAACCAATTAAAACCTCATATTGGTTGGGGATGTCTCTGTAATTAAAACTCTCAGTCGGTTCGTGAGATTAACCTGTTGTTAAAAATCTCCCAGTTGGTTATGGATATCTCCCTACTTAAAACCCCGTCTTGTTTGGGTAGTTATCCATTGAAAAACTATAATCCTTGTAAAAGGAGGTTTGCGGGAAAAACTTGTAAAAATCTCACATCATATTGAAAACTCTCAAGTAAGAATTCTTGGGGAGAGGATTAAGTTACATTATTAAGACCGAACCTCTATAAATATCTGGTGTGTTTCTCTCATCCCTTAACTTTTTACTTTTCcattttattattttcatgtCCTTTTAATATCTTTGTTTTACAAAAGgattttgaactttgcttttgcaAAATATTTTGTTTTGAAAATATATTTTCAATCCCACACAATTCAACCCTTTTTCTTGTGTTTGGAGTCTCATGTCCAACAAGTGGCATCAAAGTCTAACTCTTGTTTAAAGATTAATTGTCTTAAGTAAAAGAAGATGATGACTACAAACTCTTTTGCTTTTAACAAGAGTTTTTTCATGAATACACCTCAAGCCTTTGATGGTGATATGTTTGACTTAAGGAAAGCtagatttgaatttttttatcaAAGCTAACGATTTTGTAACGTGGAATATTTTAAACAATGGTCTGTTTATTCATACCTTCTCTTTTAATGATGAGGTAAATAAACCTTATTTTGATTGGGCCGAAGAAGATTTGAGAAAAATCAAACTTGGTTTTAAAGTTAAACATCTATTGATAATTACTTTAACTTCCAATGAATTTTGTTATGTTTTTACTTATGAGTCCTCTAAGAAAGTGTGAGACACTTTTGAAATGATTTATGGAGTTTCACCAAGCAACAAGCAAAAGTGAATGCACATACAAACTCAAGGAATTGAAACATTAAATGAATGTGACGGTTATCTTCACAGATGGTGCTCAACCATTGGAAATCTTGGAGTATATATTCGAAAGTTTGTTTCTAACCAATATCTAAGAGTTAAGAATTTAGTTGCAATTTTCAAAAAAAGTCTAAGAAAGAAGAAATTCTTGAAAAGTTCAACAAGTTCATTCAACTGTTAAAGGATGAAGGAATGAATTTTGAAGAATCATCATCAACTTCATCAAGACTTTTGAAGAAGTAAAATCGACCGTGTGGTTTCGTGTGAAAGAACGATCTCAGTAGATGAACGATCATTCGAAGAATCATCATCTGATAAAAAAGAAACTTCATCAAGAAAAATATTTACTTCAAACAATAAAGATGATGAATTTTTGTTTTGTTATTAGAGTCTTTGAAAGAAGAAGTAATGGAAGATCTTCATCAAGTAGAACCTTTGGAGTTTCACCAAGGGAAGAAAATGAAGACTCATGCATGAATTACTTCAACAACATCCCTGACAATATTTCTGAAGATTCATATGAGGAATCCCCGAAGAAACCATTAAAGACGTCCGAAGTGAATGAACATATTTTCTTAAAAGTCTCTGATGAAGATGACTTTGAGATAACTTCTCTATCTTATAATCAGTTGTTTAAACTTAGTGTTAAGCTCGTTGAAAAAATGAGAAGTTAGAGAAAAACACCGTTGATCTTAAGGATTATATCGAATTTTTGGCGAATAGCAATTTAAAATTGAAATAGCTAATCTTCACGAATTCGAAGTAAATTTACAAAGGGAAAAAAAACCTTAATTTAATTCTATCAAATTCCAAGGCCTAATGGCCGAAAATTCACCCCTTAAAGATGATTTAGTGGGGAGTTGCGAATTCGAATCCACGTTCCTGCATTCAAATATCTCTGCACAACTATCAACTGACATAGTTTAACGGAACAATCAAACACACATTTTAATTATGGCATACAGAGTATAACAAATATAAGAAAAAATCAtggaatttgaataaaaataaattttaaattttaaaattaaatgaAGAGCGAAAATATGAAACAATGAGTCAACTAGTCAATGTAAAACTTGGAGTGAAAAAACAGTGAAAACAAAACGGACATTTATGCTTCAAGTTAACTGTTATCAAAGCAAGCTCGGAGAATTCTTACAAGCTATCCAATTGTTTTCAAAATGTTCAAAGCAAAAGTACTACCAGTAACGGTGTTCATGGAACCAAATATTGGAAACAACTCAAGTTACATTTGGAGAAGTAGTATTTGTATGTGTGCTGCTTAAAGAAAGCATTAAATATTAATTCTATATCACTAAATCCATTATCCAATCTCATTTCATTATATACTCTATTCTAGCATGATATTGCAAACATTTTGGTATATCGTAGATTATGCTATAATGtttcttgttttatttcatttctCAATCAACATATATCTCTTAATTCAAGAAAACCAAAAATCTCATGTATCCTAGTTACCCAAAATTTTCAACAAGATGAGGTCCATGTATGCTCCAAACTTTGTGCAAATTTCTTCTCTCTTCCTAATAGCACAGTACTATGGTCAGCATTTGGAATTAtgttaatttcaacatttggAGCCTTTAACTTTAACTTACTCACGCACTCCATAGGGACAACTTGATCTCTATCACCTTGTATAACATTTATTCTAACTCCACTTTTTGTCAAAATTTTCAAGTAACTACCCATGAATTTTGTTCCACCACATATCACATTATGCATGGAATTCCAAGCAGATTGATGAGTATGTCTAGTCATGTCTGTGATCAAGAAACTTAGATCCCTGAAAAAGGTAAAAGAAAATGCATTATAATATATAACATCGACGCTTCATATTGAAGACGTGTTCAGCATCTGACACGATATTAAAACATGTATTTCATTTCAATTATTcaattttttcaaattattactGATGTCAACGTGTCAGTGTCTGTGTATCTCTGTCGAGTCCTTAGCAGGTAGCTATAAATATGTGGCGTTTTTGACATTAATATTATAATAAGTGGTTATTACCTCTTTCGTGTAATGAATTTTAGAATCCTCTCCCATGTCCTGTGATTTCTGCAATAGATAAGGCAAACAGTTCGACCCAAATGCTCATACCACGACATAAATGAAGAACCAGCGGATAACATTGGCCACAATTTCTTTCCAGCAAACTTTTCAAGTGCTTTCAAACAAGCATCATTTTCGTCAGAAGAAGAGTATGGCTGCCACCAAAACCACAAGGACAAAGAATAGAGAAACATCAATTTGGTTCATAGCAGTCCAATTTTGAAATCATGAAAGCAATATCTATAGTTTAAGCCTCAGATACTTACCGGTGCAACAAGGGTAACTGATTTTACACAATTGGAGTACTTTGCAGCCAAAGCCAACGCAATTACACTCCCCATAGAGTGTGCAACCAGATGAAAACTACCTAACTGCAACGGTTGAATCACAGATTTCTCAATCATTTCCACATGATCCTTCAAAGTGTACAAACAATCTCTTGGCTTAGGACTCTTTCCGAATCCCAGTAGGTCTACGGCAATCAATCTGTAGTTATGATTTACATTTTCAGAGAAACATGGAAACACTGTCTGTGTCCAAAATGAAGAAGAACACATAAATCCATGCAAGAATATCACATTCTCATAAGGCTCTCCTCTACAATTTTCGCCACTAGCTGTAAAACATAAGAGTACATAAAAGGGTCACAAAGAGGTGAATCCAAACATACCCTAAAACTAGTACAATTATTATTAAACTAAAACCGAAAAGCAGAAACTCAAAATTCAACATTGACACTGACATCTCGATACcgataataatttgaaaaatgaataaattaaacGTAATGTTACAGAGATTACTATACCTATGAAGGGTTCCTTAACAACAAAATGAAGTTTATAGTCATCATCATCACCGTTGACCCATGAAAGACAAGACTCACACCCACAATCAGACCAACTATTCACTTTCCTTCCACCACATTTTCCATTAGAATCTTCCTTTTTCCTCCCAAATTGAACCAAACCCATTTCTCTAAACATGTTCTTCCTCTCATACAAACTATCTGAAAGACcgtcatcttcatcatcattcatcataATCTTGTTCTTCTTGTTCTTCTGTCTCTCCCATTTAGAGCAACAACAAGGAGAAGCCACCCCTTCAATGCGCTCATCGAGGTATCTATAGATAACGCATAAAACAGCATCTAGAAAATCAAAGATGAGAAAAACAACGTAACATATGAATGCGTTGAGAACTATAACACAATTTCTCATCCATTTTTTTGCCAAGGAGGAAACTGCTATTGACATGGAAAGAAAACGAGTAATAGCATGGAAAGTGAACAAGTGAAATTGCGTATTGGATTGAGGAGAGAATATATGAAATAGTGGTTGAGGTTATTGAGGCACGTAGCAGGATTAGGATAGTAGCCACATTCATTCAGTCATGTTTTTTAAGACACTGAGAAATAACCAAACCAACGGTTGTTGTTTGTTTACGTTGTTGTCTGCTTGACACAGGTTTGTGTCGACATGTTAAATTGGTTAGCCGTGTAATGTTGTTGATCGTTTGATCTCAAATCAAGTATCAAAATGGCTTATGCGTGAAACTGCGCGCTACACTCACTATAGGAGATTCTGCCTCCAGATTAATGGTGTTTTAGTCAAACTCACATCTATTTGAAATTATTTACACTTCTATTATTTTCTATATAAatatattaaatttaaaataaaatatagatttaattgaaatacattgacagtgtaaatgaattttacaccgtcagttaatctTAGAGGTTAgatattgaaataagtttgactttaattttaaaaatctataaagtaatgcaaacgggtgatgaTGATAAATCGAGTAATTAATCCCATAAAATATCTATGtgattatttttttaaatatgttctttcatataaaaaaaattcaaaattttaattgattatttttttaACTAAAAAATAAATGTTACGATGTAGAGTTGTTAAAATGAATTAGTTCATACGATGTATTCGTAAAGTCAATTAGATTTTAAAATTTGAATATATATTTTTCAAGACTCTTTTAGTTCGATTTAAAAAAATCATTACCCAGAACTAACTTGTATAGGTTGTAGGTAGCCCCATAACCataaatttcaaaaaattatattaatatttatattatttcattttaaaataataCTTAACTTTTCTCATCACCAAATTCTATCTATATTTTATTCAATATTTCGTTTTAAATATAATAGAATTGATATTTAACTATTTTGTTTTTGAAAAATTTTACAAAAATAAtccactttttcaaggaaattcctAAAATACtcctggtttcaaaaaaaatcccaaactacctcacttttaggaggagacgccaattgaattggagactcctcttaaaacttgaatggaggcgccaattggattggctagggcagatgtcctagccaatccaattggcgcccctgtgtagggtttaagaggaggcgccaattcaattggagagTCCTCCTAAAATGAAATTTTTatgttataaatagatgtgttgtgtgagtaattgttccacatctcatataatcatttggcaatcatgtttgtTGTTCCTCGCCGATACAGAAAtgtgatttatgcgagagacaaacctcagatgctgatgctGTTGTGGAACATCACTatgttcgatcaactgaagagggagctagttcgttggttagatgggaaaataccagaagggggaaaattagaagtattgagagacttgacagtatctttggttggatgcgaatgaagactgataaggatgctagggaaatgatgttccatcgagacgacatcaatttgattgttgtaattagttagaaatatttttgttttcagatagcttattttgtactgatgtttgttgtgaacctcgttgtaacaaaaacttaatgatatataatgattgaaggttacagaaatacaatgttacaaaaagcttaagacctagatgatgcttCTCGATTGGGACAATTGTTCTTTTTGTGTCCTGttacataatcttatcattttatatgtggaatccatctctgttctgatacgtgtgttgtttggccttccttttttctttctacgcatctcgtcattgtgccaaacagtatcaccttcatatggaggccaataatcctccattggtagtactgagaagctttaattatatacattcatgacggtgtcggtcttgtacacatcagataaatggtcataagcatcttgacgagtataagcgcatgctgcaatgacatgggagcaaggtatgcggaaggcctggaattttccacaatcgcaccaacttctgtttagtctaacagcgtaggctaaatttggtctcccctcgttgtggtccattgtttcctggacgctgaaattttgcctatgacggtcaaagactgttacagcgtgtgtgctagctttgatgctctcctctttcatgaccttcatgcaacactcactgaatacttgtccagacattaacaccgcactccatctttcacatctggttgcgaacatagaagccaacctataataggttgatcttaccaaggcggttatcggcagatttcgaattcctttgaataccccgttcatgcattccacaaggtttgttgtcatgtggccccatcgacaaccttTGTCAAATGCCgttgtccactgctctactggtatgttatttagccatctccctgcatcttcattagacattctaatttcatcacgataatattgaaatgacggctgagttagagcatacccaacattcaccaccttcttgcgaagattcttatcttttatagcacgcatgaagttttgtgaaatgtgtctgatgcaatagacatgagtagaaggaggatcatgccatctattatcatggttgttgtaggcactctcaatggtagcatgtctatcagaaatcaaacagagattggcttgtggagccacatgcgttctgagatatcgaagaaagaaaccccatccactagccgtttcaccttcaataagagcaaaggcaatgggaaaaACATTGTTGTTTCCGTCTTGTacaaccgccatgagcaaagtacccttgtattttccgtataaccaagtgccatcaatttgaataataggtttgcagaatacgaaacctttgatgcacgggtcaaatgcccaaaagagacggtgaaagattctattacctgtagcacaggttccgtctggcatcatcactggcaatgtctccataattgccacagttcttgggacatatctttttagtgcccataaaaaccatggtaattccttgtatgaatcctcccagttgccgaaaacttgttcaaacacctttgtcctcgcaatccaggttttcttgtaagatggagtataattatatgttgatctgatatgggatataattatactcaccttcactgatgggtctttattaaccaacgacagaatgtcttgacatatcaacgatgcgcttagtttacggtgatcttgttcaacgttagttgcaatgcaactgtgaggtgggtctattgaagcgatctcccaagagtcatttttcttcttgtaatacgcagccaaacgaaacttacaaagcatgttacgacattcgataacataccttctagaatcagtgcatttcactgtaaaatcagcagagttgttcatgtggaattttttgatagccagaacacattcttctttggtatggaacatgtctcccacctttaattcgccttttgatctcggatacggattatagaaaacacggttggatgtttcatcgtcgtgaagatccatatttgtcatatgttgaggcggattgtagacatgactaggaggtattggtggtggttgatcatcatcttcatcgtcgttgttcagcatgtgatctgtaacacccttctaaaataccccaatatttaattaaatcaacaaaacataaatcagagtagatatgcaatgtaagggtgtcacacttgacacttcacaccgttttccaaaatatcctgtcatgctcatttatttaatcaaaataaaacatttgcataattcgcagcggataaaatttgacaacaatgcaaaacatgtaacacattacatgtaaacttgttcaacaatcaacaatgaaaaacaagtaaaacatcccgtcccgatgttacatctaccagagcatgactcactaaggaactacactagactccaaggactagcttctactcaatcactgctcgttacctgaaacatagttgtaagggtgagttcctcaatcgatataataagcattataaaatatcatgtaatgctaagtaactTAACGcattcatcacccaaatcagattacacattcagcaatggtaacatcaactcaaaatcatattcaacacaaacacaaaacacacgtataatattggaatacatccattcatattatacgccatacatacattatgcaatgagactccatgcatgcggtactgactattcgtgaacatatagttcaacctcaccgatcaaatccagatacggctaccaagctcactagtcccactcatttgagacctagtgactcactcactaattcctcaccatgggaattagctaccaccccaagggctatgatatgcacgctaatcacctagcatgcaaacatcaacaacaatccacaacaactcactcactaattcctcaccatgggaattagctaccaccataaaggccataatatacatgctaaatcacctagcatgcaaacatcaacaacaattcaaaatagacatatgctcacactctaagccataaacagtccattcacaattgcatacataacagatacattcacagtattatgcataccatcatacatcatcagcatgttatcacaaaatcatatcatgtcatgccaattaataatcacagtattagcacactctactaatacctacactgctcaaaacaacgggaaacgatccctactatatcatacatcagctaaaattacattactcagctgaacaaccaaaaactgcacaacaatagcacagaaaaatcacaattctgcccatacgcgtattgcctagtcccatacgcgtatggcccgtttctcagccaatcccatacgcgtattgcctgcctcatacgcgtatgctacgcgtaccacatcctcatacgcgtaccaacagagacaaaactacgttaaaacatcatcttcttcatccatacgcgtattgcctagtgccatacgcgtaccagaccatctcatacgcgtattgcctagtgccatacgcgtatgaccagaaaccagaattccagatctgctatggttttctctgctacgagattctcagatcccaccttccacattccaatttttacacaacattcattcattttgtctaacacagatcatacacattcgatctcacaatttctaaccttattacctctaattcctacgaatttcctcaatcatactcatatctcattcatccaaaatttcacaatttcaacattcatcatctaattagagtcaaatcaatggtttatcactacccattacatgttaatccataatacccattaaacgacgataaaccccccttacttgagttaatccggcaaatctctgagcttcaagcttttccttccttcaaccctcgttctcttgctcttcctctttgcctcTTTCTCACTTCTatcgcttctctggttttcacgtgaaaaaaaaccctttttaccaaatggaactctttatatattttccaacttattattccaataataataattccaataataataatccaattatttaattaaattaataaatatattattaacttattaaaaataattatcttatttttatcggggtgttacaactctcccccactaaaagagttttcgtcctcgaaaacatacctcaagtgaataactcaggataaga encodes:
- the LOC127126570 gene encoding probable lysophospholipase BODYGUARD 4, coding for MSIAVSSLAKKWMRNCVIVLNAFICYVVFLIFDFLDAVLCVIYRYLDERIEGVASPCCCSKWERQKNKKNKIMMNDDEDDGLSDSLYERKNMFREMGLVQFGRKKEDSNGKCGGRKVNSWSDCGCESCLSWVNGDDDDYKLHFVVKEPFIASGENCRGEPYENVIFLHGFMCSSSFWTQTVFPCFSENVNHNYRLIAVDLLGFGKSPKPRDCLYTLKDHVEMIEKSVIQPLQLGSFHLVAHSMGSVIALALAAKYSNCVKSVTLVAPPYSSSDENDACLKALEKFAGKKLWPMLSAGSSFMSWYEHLGRTVCLIYCRNHRTWERILKFITRKRDLSFLITDMTRHTHQSAWNSMHNVICGGTKFMGSYLKILTKSGVRINVIQGDRDQVVPMECVSKLKLKAPNVEINIIPNADHSTVLLGREKKFAQSLEHTWTSSC